The Naumannella cuiyingiana DNA window CCAGCACCGTGCTCACCGGCGGCCAGCGAACCGTCTCCGACGCGCTGGTCGGTCCGATCGCGGTGTCGGCGCTGCGCCAGTTGCACATCGACCTGCTGTTCGTCGGGGTGCACGGCATCGACGAACGCGCCGGGTTCACCACGCCGAACATGCTGGAGGCCGATGCCAACCGCGCGTTCCTGGAATCGGCGCGCCGGCGGGTGGTGCTGGCCGACCACAGCAAGTGGGGCCTGCTCGGGATCAGCTCCTTCGCCGGCCTCGACGACGTCGACGAGGTGATCAGCGATGTCGGTCTCGACCAGGGGGCGCGCGCGCTGCTGGCCGACGGGGTCGGGCGGCTCACCCTGGTGGATCCCGGCGCCGGCGAGCCGCTGGTGCTCACCGGCGGAGACGGATGAGGCCGGCGCGTCCGCGGCTCGGGGAGCCGGTCGGCACGCGCGCGGAGCTGCGCTCGGACACGGTGCTGGAGGCCGTGTCCGTGGACGCACCCGGCTGGGCGGCGACCGACACCGAGTTCGCCGAGCTGCTGCAGGTCGCGCTGCACGGCGGCTCGCTCGCGGACGCGCAGCTCTATCGGACGCGCTGGACCGACGTGGAGGTGGTCGGGTCCGATCTGGCGAATCTGGTGCTTCGGGAGAGCATCTGGTCGCGGGTCGCGCTGGAGCGTTGCCGCGCCACCGGGCTCATGCTGGCGGGCTGCCGGATCGCCGATCTGACGGTGGTCGATACCGTCGCCGAGCTCGCCAACTGGCGGCAGGCGCGCGTGCGCCGGGCGGCGTTCACGGGCTGCCGGCTGTCCGGGGCCGACTTCGGTGACGCCGAGCTGGAGTCGGTCACCTTCGATCGTTGCGACCTGACCGACGCGCGGTTCGCCGGGGCGCGGCTGTCCTCGGTCCGGTTCGTCGGCTGCACGATGACCGGGCTGACCGGCGTCGCCTCGCTCGCCGGCGCCCGTATCGAACCGGTGAATCTCGCCGAGCTCGCCGGGCAGCTCGCCGGCGCCCTCGGCATCGAGCTGGTCGTCAAGAACGACGCCTGACCCGCAGCCACACCTGCGCCCGCGGCACCGGGGCGCTCAGGCGGGCTCGAGGAACTCCCAGATGGCGGCATTCAGGCCCCCGTCACCGAGTCGGGCGTACCGCCCGTCGGGCAATCCACGCTCGACCAGCCGGACCGCGCGCTCGTCGGCACCATCGGCGAGGACCAGGGACG harbors:
- a CDS encoding pentapeptide repeat-containing protein produces the protein MRPARPRLGEPVGTRAELRSDTVLEAVSVDAPGWAATDTEFAELLQVALHGGSLADAQLYRTRWTDVEVVGSDLANLVLRESIWSRVALERCRATGLMLAGCRIADLTVVDTVAELANWRQARVRRAAFTGCRLSGADFGDAELESVTFDRCDLTDARFAGARLSSVRFVGCTMTGLTGVASLAGARIEPVNLAELAGQLAGALGIELVVKNDA